From a single Campylobacter concisus genomic region:
- a CDS encoding 4-(cytidine 5'-diphospho)-2-C-methyl-D-erythritol kinase, with product MKSFAKINVFLKVVGTRGNYHEILSRFVLCEQLFDEIYFKKSDSFAIECSNCDIKENIIQKAIDELKIAGFSNELDEFFSSHKIIINKQIPIGAGLGGGSSNAATFLLMVNDELNLHIKRENLMQIASKIGADVAFFVSGYKAANVSGIGEIIEKFDDEVPDLNIFTPNVFCSTPAVYQEFRSNFLQYINVNTAKKMQNLKSKELLEIYKNEELNDLFAPCFKLYPQMNEFKDKFLSGSGSSVFSVK from the coding sequence ATGAAAAGCTTTGCAAAGATCAATGTCTTTTTGAAGGTAGTTGGAACCAGAGGCAACTACCACGAAATTTTATCACGCTTTGTTCTCTGTGAGCAGCTTTTTGACGAAATTTATTTTAAAAAGTCAGATTCATTTGCCATAGAATGCAGCAACTGCGATATAAAAGAAAACATCATCCAAAAAGCGATAGACGAGCTAAAAATAGCTGGCTTTTCAAACGAGCTAGATGAGTTTTTTAGCTCTCATAAAATTATCATCAACAAACAAATCCCAATAGGTGCTGGTCTAGGAGGAGGCAGTTCAAACGCCGCCACCTTTTTACTAATGGTAAATGACGAGCTAAATTTACATATAAAACGCGAAAATTTGATGCAAATAGCGTCTAAAATCGGCGCAGATGTAGCTTTTTTCGTAAGTGGCTACAAGGCAGCAAATGTAAGCGGTATAGGTGAGATCATAGAAAAATTTGATGACGAAGTGCCGGATTTAAATATCTTCACGCCAAATGTTTTTTGCTCTACACCGGCGGTTTATCAAGAATTTAGAAGCAATTTCTTACAATACATAAACGTTAATACTGCAAAAAAGATGCAAAATTTAAAGAGTAAAGAGCTACTTGAAATTTATAAAAACGAGGAGCTAAACGATCTTTTTGCCCCATGTTTCAAGCTCTATCCACAGATGAATGAGTTTAAAGATAAATTTCTAAGCGGCAGCGGCAGTAGCGTATTTAGCGTAAAATAA
- the fliE gene encoding flagellar hook-basal body complex protein FliE: MINSINLDKINKNENSNKIAKAGEEGGFENALNDSLKELNKVQINADKAIADLATGEVKDLHQAAIAIGKAETSMKLMLEIRNKALSAYKEISRTQI; this comes from the coding sequence ATGATAAATAGTATAAATTTAGACAAAATAAATAAAAACGAAAATTCAAATAAAATAGCGAAAGCAGGCGAAGAAGGCGGCTTTGAAAATGCTCTAAACGACTCTTTAAAAGAGCTAAATAAAGTGCAAATCAACGCAGATAAAGCCATAGCCGATCTTGCGACTGGCGAGGTAAAAGATCTTCACCAAGCTGCTATTGCGATAGGTAAAGCAGAGACTAGCATGAAGCTTATGCTAGAAATTCGCAACAAAGCACTAAGCGCTTATAAAGAAATTTCTAGAACACAAATTTAA
- a CDS encoding M3 family oligoendopeptidase — MQIWDLKALFANEKECEQNALNLQKECEKFKDKYLESYENLKTEEFLKAFEEFENLIAKISKTMTYAFLNFTKDTSKGAFYAKIDEIATKANENLIFFEIKFNELSPKKQEEIIKSSKKYGYYLSNLAKAKPHQLSVAEERVLLRTASTGAEGFSRLFDESMSKMRFKFKGELLNEEEILAKLHESDQSVRKLAAKSLSNELSKHQHLLGYIYNMIKTDLKTSCELRNFKLPEEPRHLENQITKKSVDSLIAVTEKNFDLVAKFYERKREILGLKKLYDYDRYAPLSSEGEYKFDECKKIVLKAFSNFSREFGNIAKSAFSDGWIDVYPAPNKRGGAFSHSGSSDTHPYVLLNHTNQRRDLFTLAHELGHAVHQKLSYNVSYLNSDTPLTTAETASVFCEMLVFDHIKDGLSKKEKISLLAGKIEDIFATLYRQINFTTFERTVHAHDGEISLDELNKIWLRESKKMFGKSVTLNDYYKIWWSYIPHFIHTPFYCYAYSYAQLLVLALFGLYKSGKCENFVEIYTEFLSLGGSLSPRELVGKFGFDIDDKNFWQIGINEVKKLVDEFLEISKD, encoded by the coding sequence ATGCAAATTTGGGATCTAAAAGCACTTTTTGCAAACGAAAAAGAGTGCGAGCAAAACGCACTAAATTTACAAAAAGAGTGCGAGAAATTTAAAGATAAATACCTTGAAAGTTATGAAAATTTAAAAACTGAAGAGTTTTTAAAGGCATTTGAAGAATTTGAAAATTTGATAGCAAAAATTTCAAAAACCATGACTTATGCTTTTTTAAATTTTACCAAAGACACCAGTAAAGGTGCATTTTATGCAAAGATTGACGAAATCGCAACAAAAGCAAATGAAAATTTGATATTTTTTGAGATCAAATTTAATGAGCTTAGCCCTAAAAAACAAGAAGAGATCATAAAAAGCTCTAAAAAATATGGCTATTACCTAAGCAATCTCGCTAAAGCAAAACCGCACCAACTTAGCGTTGCTGAAGAAAGAGTTTTGCTTCGCACTGCAAGCACTGGGGCTGAGGGCTTTTCGAGGCTTTTTGATGAGAGCATGAGCAAGATGAGGTTTAAATTTAAAGGCGAGCTTTTAAATGAAGAAGAGATTTTAGCCAAGCTTCATGAGAGTGACCAAAGCGTACGAAAACTAGCCGCCAAAAGCCTTTCAAATGAGCTTAGCAAACACCAGCACCTTCTTGGCTACATATATAATATGATAAAAACAGATCTAAAAACGAGCTGCGAGCTGCGAAATTTCAAGCTTCCTGAAGAGCCAAGACACCTTGAAAATCAAATAACTAAAAAAAGTGTTGATTCGCTAATTGCTGTAACTGAGAAAAATTTTGACCTAGTTGCTAAATTTTACGAGCGCAAAAGAGAAATTTTAGGTCTTAAAAAGCTTTATGATTACGATAGATACGCACCTCTTAGCAGCGAGGGCGAGTATAAATTTGATGAGTGCAAAAAGATAGTTTTAAAAGCATTTTCAAATTTCTCAAGAGAATTTGGCAATATCGCTAAAAGCGCCTTTAGTGACGGCTGGATCGATGTTTATCCGGCGCCAAACAAGCGAGGTGGTGCGTTTTCTCACTCAGGATCAAGTGACACGCACCCTTATGTTTTGCTAAATCACACCAACCAACGAAGAGACCTTTTCACGCTAGCTCACGAGCTTGGCCACGCCGTGCATCAAAAACTCTCATATAATGTAAGCTACCTAAATTCAGACACTCCGCTAACCACGGCTGAGACGGCTTCAGTCTTTTGCGAGATGCTAGTTTTTGACCACATAAAAGATGGGCTTAGTAAAAAAGAGAAAATTTCACTGCTCGCTGGCAAGATCGAGGATATATTTGCCACACTTTACCGCCAGATAAATTTCACCACCTTTGAGCGCACCGTGCACGCACACGATGGCGAGATCAGCCTAGATGAGCTAAATAAAATTTGGCTAAGAGAGAGCAAAAAGATGTTTGGCAAAAGTGTCACGCTAAATGACTACTACAAAATTTGGTGGAGCTACATCCCACACTTCATCCACACGCCATTTTACTGCTACGCCTACTCTTACGCACAGCTTCTTGTGCTTGCACTTTTTGGGCTTTATAAAAGCGGCAAATGCGAAAATTTCGTTGAAATTTACACCGAGTTTTTGAGCCTTGGCGGTAGTCTTAGCCCAAGGGAACTTGTGGGTAAATTTGGCTTTGATATAGATGATAAAAATTTCTGGCAGATCGGCATAAACGAGGTTAAAAAGCTAGTAGATGAGTTTTTAGAAATTTCAAAGGATTAA
- a CDS encoding ATP-dependent helicase translates to MEKLLSNLNEAQREAATHIDGPMLILAGAGSGKTKTITTRLAYLIGEVGIDAANTLTLTFTNKAANEMRSRAMAMLSQSGKNYSPLLCTFHKFGLLFLKLYIEKLGRKNNFVIIDTDDKKRIIKSFESPVATAILSSEISNYKNSLLSVEEVYKNANFSSFDKSKDNFYKQAAQIYEKYEDYLKTNNLVDFDDLLGLTYKILDENEDLAREISNRYKYIMVDEYQDTNDLQYKLLKKLCLCHENICVVGDDDQSIYGWRGAKIDNILNFKDQFKDVKIIRLEKNYRSSEAILKAANELIDHNRNRLGKKLVGTKGEGEAVNLIESFDESVEAGKIAKCIKELLSKGVQAKDIAILYRINALSRSLEDGLNKEQIAYKMVGGVKFYERAEIKDIISYLRLINNPNDDFSIRRIINRPKRGLGKVSLDKLEKMAFEDKISIFEAISNISDNDEAFSKKVKSALVEFANNLKELQESSSVFDLIDKFEAKFGVKKYYESLPDGAERAANIDEFYAVLKDQIKQNPSFDLEEFLNEITLTSEQDGISDEAISIMSVHASKGLEFEHLFVIGLEEGFFPLIGDGSDIEEERRLAYVAITRAKKTLSLSFTNSRFYKGQRTRLNKSRFLSESGITHGSLVIEQSNEFKKGDLVKHKIFGIGRVSAVSKIKKEFKLTINFGGNVREIMSSFVEKAV, encoded by the coding sequence ATGGAAAAATTACTATCAAATTTAAACGAAGCCCAGCGCGAAGCAGCCACCCACATAGATGGCCCGATGCTCATACTAGCAGGTGCTGGCAGCGGCAAGACAAAGACGATCACAACTAGACTTGCCTACCTCATCGGTGAGGTCGGTATAGACGCGGCAAATACACTAACTCTTACTTTTACAAACAAAGCCGCCAACGAGATGCGAAGTAGAGCCATGGCGATGCTAAGCCAAAGTGGCAAAAACTACTCGCCGCTTCTTTGCACATTTCATAAATTCGGGCTTTTGTTTTTAAAGCTCTACATAGAAAAGCTTGGCAGAAAAAATAACTTCGTCATAATCGACACAGACGATAAAAAGCGCATCATCAAAAGCTTTGAAAGTCCAGTCGCCACGGCGATTTTATCAAGTGAAATTTCAAACTATAAAAACTCACTTTTAAGCGTCGAAGAGGTCTATAAAAACGCAAATTTCTCGTCTTTCGATAAAAGCAAGGATAACTTTTACAAACAAGCAGCACAAATTTATGAAAAATATGAAGATTATCTCAAAACAAATAATCTTGTTGATTTTGACGATCTGCTAGGGCTTACATATAAAATTTTAGACGAAAATGAAGATCTTGCTAGAGAAATTTCAAACCGATACAAATACATAATGGTCGATGAGTATCAAGATACAAACGACCTTCAATATAAACTGCTAAAAAAGCTCTGTCTATGCCACGAAAACATCTGCGTCGTGGGTGATGACGATCAAAGTATCTACGGCTGGCGCGGCGCGAAAATAGATAATATCTTAAATTTTAAAGATCAGTTTAAAGATGTAAAGATCATTAGACTTGAGAAAAACTACCGCTCGAGCGAGGCGATACTAAAAGCCGCAAACGAGCTGATAGATCATAACCGCAACCGCCTTGGTAAGAAGCTTGTAGGCACAAAAGGCGAAGGTGAAGCTGTAAATTTGATAGAGAGCTTTGATGAGAGCGTCGAGGCTGGCAAGATCGCAAAATGTATAAAAGAGCTTTTAAGCAAAGGCGTGCAAGCAAAAGATATCGCGATCTTATACCGCATAAATGCACTCTCTCGCTCGCTTGAAGATGGATTAAATAAAGAGCAGATCGCTTATAAAATGGTCGGAGGCGTAAAATTTTACGAAAGAGCCGAGATCAAAGATATCATAAGCTACTTAAGGCTGATAAATAATCCAAATGATGACTTTTCAATAAGGCGCATCATCAATCGCCCAAAACGAGGACTGGGCAAAGTGAGTCTTGATAAGCTTGAAAAAATGGCATTTGAGGACAAAATTTCCATTTTTGAAGCGATCTCAAACATCTCTGATAACGACGAAGCCTTTAGCAAAAAGGTGAAATCAGCTCTTGTTGAGTTTGCAAACAACCTAAAAGAGCTTCAAGAAAGCAGCTCGGTTTTTGACCTAATAGATAAATTTGAAGCTAAATTTGGCGTAAAAAAATACTACGAGAGCTTGCCAGATGGTGCTGAAAGAGCGGCGAACATCGATGAGTTTTACGCTGTTTTAAAAGATCAGATCAAGCAAAATCCAAGCTTTGATCTGGAGGAGTTTTTAAACGAGATCACACTAACAAGTGAGCAAGACGGCATCAGCGATGAGGCTATTAGCATTATGAGTGTGCATGCTAGCAAGGGTCTTGAGTTTGAGCACCTTTTTGTTATCGGCCTTGAAGAAGGATTTTTCCCGCTCATTGGCGATGGTAGCGACATCGAAGAGGAGCGCAGGCTTGCATACGTGGCGATCACAAGAGCTAAAAAAACGCTTAGCCTAAGCTTTACAAATTCACGCTTTTACAAAGGCCAGCGCACGAGGTTAAATAAGAGTAGATTTTTAAGCGAGAGCGGTATCACGCATGGCTCGCTGGTTATCGAACAGAGCAATGAATTTAAAAAAGGCGACCTTGTTAAACATAAAATTTTTGGTATCGGCAGGGTGAGTGCGGTTAGCAAGATCAAAAAAGAATTTAAACTAACTATAAATTTTGGTGGCAATGTAAGAGAGATAATGTCAAGCTTCGTGGAAAAGGCCGTATGA
- the flgB gene encoding flagellar basal body rod protein FlgB, translated as MFVLDKSKSSPLVESALAGRELRQKLISGNLANVDTPFYKARDIRFEDVLKEKANEIYNTSSQKKLQLAKTNEAHMAAVDFPKSDTAQIFLRDGHMARNDANTVDLDVETTEMGKNTVMINALDSAYKAQGNIFKSVIDASAKN; from the coding sequence ATGTTTGTTTTAGATAAATCAAAATCTAGCCCACTTGTTGAATCAGCTCTTGCAGGCAGAGAACTACGCCAAAAACTAATCTCTGGCAATCTTGCAAACGTTGATACACCATTTTATAAAGCTAGAGATATAAGATTTGAAGATGTTTTAAAAGAAAAAGCAAATGAAATTTATAACACTTCAAGCCAAAAAAAGCTACAACTTGCTAAGACAAACGAAGCGCATATGGCTGCAGTTGATTTTCCAAAAAGCGACACAGCTCAAATTTTCTTGCGTGATGGTCACATGGCTAGAAACGACGCAAACACAGTCGATCTTGATGTTGAGACAACAGAAATGGGCAAAAATACAGTTATGATAAACGCCCTTGATAGCGCCTACAAAGCTCAGGGCAATATCTTTAAAAGCGTAATAGACGCAAGTGCTAAGAACTAG
- the smpB gene encoding SsrA-binding protein SmpB, giving the protein MKDLAKNKKALHDFSILETFEAGIVLKGSEVKALRAGRANLKDSFVRVIKGELFLLNAHISYLETTHSAFRPNERAARKLLMHRKQIDKIFGQVSQDGLTLVVLALYLSDKNIVKARLALAKGKNLHDKRETLKRREADKEARAAIKRYV; this is encoded by the coding sequence ATAAAAGATCTAGCAAAAAACAAAAAAGCTTTGCATGACTTTAGCATACTTGAAACCTTCGAGGCTGGCATCGTTTTAAAAGGCAGCGAAGTCAAGGCTCTAAGGGCTGGCAGAGCAAATTTAAAAGATAGCTTTGTGCGTGTCATAAAAGGCGAGCTTTTCTTACTAAACGCTCACATCAGCTATCTTGAGACTACACACAGCGCATTTCGTCCAAACGAGCGAGCCGCCAGAAAACTTTTGATGCACAGAAAACAGATCGATAAAATTTTCGGTCAAGTCTCACAAGATGGGCTTACTTTGGTTGTTTTGGCACTTTATCTAAGCGATAAAAACATCGTAAAAGCAAGGCTGGCCCTTGCAAAAGGTAAAAATTTACACGACAAGCGCGAAACTTTAAAGAGACGCGAGGCAGACAAAGAGGCAAGAGCTGCCATAAAAAGATATGTTTAA
- the truB gene encoding tRNA pseudouridine(55) synthase TruB → MNAIFVANKPAGMSSNHFLGRLKRKYGVKKAGFSGTLDPFASGCLIVAFGSYTKFFRFLDKSPKVYEATIWLGASSPSMDNENITEISNVKELNLEKLEAIRGELTGKISYIPPKFSAKHVNGTRAYKLARNGEKFELKTETMEIFDSQILNYSHPFLTIRISVSEGSYIRSYAEIFGKKLGYNVTLSSLKRISEGKFSYENEKFLNICDFLNIQKNTYFGDINDILDGKKLKINDFETQKQGIYLLNYDKFMSVIQITDDTINYTLNKVEKC, encoded by the coding sequence ATGAACGCCATCTTCGTAGCAAACAAGCCAGCTGGCATGAGCTCAAACCACTTTTTAGGGCGACTAAAGAGAAAATACGGCGTTAAAAAGGCTGGATTTTCAGGCACACTTGATCCATTTGCTAGCGGCTGTCTCATCGTTGCCTTTGGTTCATATACGAAATTTTTTAGATTTTTAGACAAAAGTCCAAAAGTCTATGAAGCTACGATCTGGCTTGGGGCTAGCAGTCCAAGCATGGATAATGAAAATATCACTGAAATTTCAAATGTAAAAGAGCTAAATTTAGAAAAACTAGAAGCCATAAGAGGCGAGCTGACTGGTAAGATAAGCTATATCCCGCCAAAATTTAGCGCCAAGCACGTAAATGGCACAAGAGCCTATAAGCTGGCTAGAAACGGCGAAAAATTTGAGCTAAAGACAGAAACTATGGAAATTTTTGATAGCCAAATTTTAAACTATTCGCACCCATTTTTAACTATCCGTATAAGCGTAAGCGAAGGAAGTTATATCCGTTCGTATGCAGAAATTTTTGGAAAAAAGCTTGGTTATAATGTAACTTTAAGCTCATTAAAAAGGATAAGTGAAGGCAAATTTAGCTACGAAAATGAAAAATTTTTGAATATTTGTGATTTTTTAAATATTCAGAAAAATACATACTTTGGGGATATAAATGATATTCTTGATGGTAAGAAATTAAAAATTAACGATTTTGAAACACAAAAGCAAGGAATTTATTTGCTAAATTATGATAAATTTATGAGCGTAATCCAAATCACGGATGATACTATAAATTACACTCTAAATAAGGTTGAAAAATGTTAA
- the flgC gene encoding flagellar basal body rod protein FlgC: MSYLNDFDISGYGLSAQRFRMNVISSNIANAQTTRTAEGGPYRRQEIIFKEMNFDKILNDQLKNSQSLLEYENPLDDPSSPKNAHPALTSVIVDKVVRDDKDFQLKYDPSHPDANANGYVAFPNINPVIEMADLLEATRAYQANVASFQNAKTIAQSAISLISGQA; encoded by the coding sequence ATGTCATACTTAAATGATTTTGATATTAGCGGATACGGACTAAGCGCACAACGCTTCAGGATGAATGTCATCAGCTCAAACATAGCAAACGCTCAAACCACAAGAACGGCTGAGGGTGGTCCTTACAGAAGACAAGAGATCATCTTTAAAGAGATGAATTTTGATAAAATTTTAAACGATCAGCTTAAAAACTCACAAAGTCTGCTCGAGTATGAAAATCCACTCGATGATCCAAGCTCACCTAAAAACGCTCACCCTGCCCTAACTAGCGTGATCGTAGATAAAGTGGTGCGTGATGACAAAGACTTTCAACTAAAATACGACCCAAGCCACCCAGACGCAAATGCAAATGGCTACGTCGCATTTCCAAATATAAACCCAGTCATCGAGATGGCTGACTTGCTCGAGGCAACAAGGGCCTATCAAGCAAATGTAGCGTCATTTCAAAACGCAAAGACAATAGCACAAAGTGCGATATCACTTATTTCAGGACAAGCATAA
- a CDS encoding thioredoxin, which produces MKNLLVLIIALFAFFGCGEDESSSANFKEFSPNEEVKLVDVSGKELTLVRKDHGFAIKNDENKVLMIDIFGTFCPPCQKEAAELTKYQLENKDKFTLIGLTHFENVTNEYVLHEFMQKFNAYYFITNDQKINDRLAEQIVRDIEYKHEIALPFKVVIKNGEYQILTDVDSGQYGVKYYLGGIKVTKMKEDLAKIYETK; this is translated from the coding sequence ATGAAGAATTTACTTGTTTTAATAATCGCTTTATTTGCTTTTTTTGGTTGTGGCGAAGATGAGAGCAGCAGTGCAAATTTTAAAGAATTTAGCCCAAATGAAGAGGTCAAACTTGTAGATGTAAGCGGCAAGGAGCTTACTTTAGTTAGAAAAGATCACGGCTTTGCTATCAAAAATGATGAAAATAAAGTTTTAATGATCGACATTTTTGGCACATTTTGTCCGCCTTGTCAAAAAGAGGCAGCCGAGCTTACAAAATATCAGCTTGAAAACAAAGATAAATTTACGCTAATCGGACTAACTCACTTTGAAAATGTCACAAATGAGTATGTTTTGCATGAATTTATGCAAAAATTTAATGCCTACTACTTCATAACAAACGATCAAAAGATAAATGACAGGCTTGCCGAGCAGATCGTAAGAGATATCGAATACAAACACGAGATCGCACTACCTTTTAAAGTGGTGATAAAAAACGGCGAATATCAAATTTTAACAGACGTAGATAGCGGACAATACGGAGTTAAATACTATCTTGGCGGCATAAAAGTCACAAAAATGAAAGAAGATTTGGCAAAAATCTATGAAACAAAATAA
- the csrA gene encoding carbon storage regulator CsrA, whose product MLILARKENEEILIGNDIKVVIVNISKNTVKLGIEAPRNTMILRSELANDIKNENIHATKTASEADIHELAKKIEK is encoded by the coding sequence ATGTTAATCCTAGCAAGAAAAGAAAATGAAGAAATTTTAATAGGAAATGACATAAAAGTTGTCATAGTAAATATTTCAAAAAATACCGTTAAACTCGGTATCGAAGCGCCACGAAATACAATGATACTAAGAAGCGAACTAGCAAACGATATCAAAAACGAAAATATCCATGCCACAAAAACTGCAAGTGAAGCCGATATTCATGAGCTAGCTAAAAAAATTGAGAAATGA